From Solidesulfovibrio carbinoliphilus subsp. oakridgensis, the proteins below share one genomic window:
- the cas2 gene encoding CRISPR-associated endonuclease Cas2 has translation MLVLVSYDVATSDAGGPGRLRRVAKACKDYGQRVQFSVFECVVDPGQWERLKHRLLGLIDADKDSLRFYYLGSNWRGRVEHVGAKPGVDQEGPLIV, from the coding sequence ATGCTGGTGCTGGTGAGCTATGACGTCGCGACGTCCGATGCCGGCGGTCCCGGCCGCCTGCGACGAGTGGCCAAGGCGTGCAAGGATTATGGACAGCGCGTGCAGTTTTCGGTGTTCGAGTGCGTGGTGGACCCGGGCCAGTGGGAGCGCCTGAAACATCGTTTGCTCGGTCTGATCGATGCGGACAAGGACAGCCTGCGATTTTATTACCTCGGTTCCAACTGGCGGGGGAGGGTGGAGCATGTCGGCGCCAAACCGGGCGTGGACCAGGAAGGCCCGCTCATCGTCTGA
- the cas1c gene encoding type I-C CRISPR-associated endonuclease Cas1c: MKRHLNTLYVTTQGAYLFKDGETLAIKVEETVRLRLPIHTLAGVVCFGQVSVSPFLLGHCAENNVAVSFLTVNGRFLAKVQGNVSGNVLLRRQQYRMADDPAASTAAARYFLVGKLANARTVLLRAIRDHGEKIDVPAVRLAADRLAQHGTGLGTLNDLDALRGLEGDAAHAYYGVFDQLIVSGKEAFRFDGRNRRPPLDPVNCLLSFLYTLLAHDVRSALETTGLDPAVGFLHRDRPGRPGLALDMMEEFRPFFADRLALTLINLGRVRPKGFTRAETGAVLMDEATRKEVLIAYQERKQDVVEHPFLREKMPLGLLFHMQATLLARYVRGDLDGYPPLLWK; the protein is encoded by the coding sequence ATGAAGCGACATCTCAATACCCTCTACGTGACCACCCAGGGCGCGTATCTGTTCAAGGACGGCGAAACGCTGGCCATAAAAGTCGAGGAGACGGTGCGCCTTCGCCTGCCCATCCACACCCTGGCCGGGGTGGTCTGTTTCGGGCAGGTGTCGGTCAGTCCCTTTTTATTGGGGCACTGCGCTGAAAACAATGTGGCCGTGAGCTTTTTGACCGTGAACGGCCGTTTCCTGGCCAAGGTGCAGGGAAACGTTTCGGGCAATGTCCTTTTGCGGCGGCAGCAATATCGCATGGCGGACGATCCTGCCGCCAGTACGGCGGCGGCGCGTTATTTCCTTGTCGGCAAGCTGGCCAATGCCCGTACCGTGCTGTTGCGGGCCATCCGGGACCACGGGGAGAAGATCGATGTCCCGGCCGTGCGTCTGGCCGCCGACCGGCTGGCCCAGCACGGGACGGGCCTTGGGACGCTAAACGACCTGGACGCCCTGCGCGGCCTGGAAGGCGACGCGGCCCATGCCTATTACGGCGTGTTCGACCAACTCATCGTCTCGGGCAAGGAGGCCTTCCGGTTTGACGGCCGCAATCGCCGTCCGCCGCTTGACCCGGTCAATTGTCTCCTTTCGTTTCTGTATACGCTGCTGGCCCATGACGTGCGTTCAGCCCTGGAGACGACGGGGCTCGATCCGGCGGTGGGGTTCCTGCACCGCGACCGGCCGGGCCGGCCCGGACTGGCCCTGGATATGATGGAAGAGTTCCGGCCTTTTTTCGCCGACCGGCTGGCCTTGACCCTGATCAATCTGGGGCGGGTGCGGCCCAAAGGTTTCACCCGGGCCGAGACCGGTGCTGTGCTCATGGACGAGGCCACGCGCAAGGAGGTGCTCATTGCCTATCAGGAACGCAAGCAGGATGTGGTCGAACATCCGTTTCTGCGGGAAAAGATGCCGCTTGGATTGCTGTTTCACATGCAGGCGACGCTCTTGGCCCGCTATGTGCGGGGCGATCTGGACGGCTATCCGCCGCTGTTGTGGAAGTAG
- the cas4 gene encoding CRISPR-associated protein Cas4, with translation MFTEDELLPISALQHLLFCRRQCALIHIERAWAENVFTVQGGILHERAHEQGYESHDGVRIARAVPLRSLELGLTGVADVVEFHPAAGGGEIAFPVEYKRGKPKPDVCDTVQLCAQALCLEEMLGRPVPAGALFYGRTRRRLAVAIDAALRQTTRDACLDLHAFLRAGRTPEAVHDSRCASCSMEGACLPRACTGKRSVRAYLQHALETP, from the coding sequence ATGTTCACCGAGGACGAGCTGCTCCCGATCTCGGCCCTGCAACACCTGCTCTTTTGCCGGCGGCAATGCGCGCTGATTCATATCGAGCGGGCCTGGGCCGAAAACGTGTTCACGGTCCAGGGCGGCATCCTCCACGAACGTGCCCACGAGCAGGGGTACGAATCCCACGACGGCGTGCGTATCGCCCGGGCCGTACCCCTGCGCTCCCTGGAACTGGGCCTGACGGGCGTGGCCGATGTGGTGGAGTTTCACCCGGCCGCCGGCGGCGGGGAGATTGCCTTTCCCGTGGAATACAAACGCGGCAAACCCAAGCCCGATGTCTGCGACACGGTGCAACTGTGCGCCCAGGCCTTGTGTCTGGAGGAGATGCTGGGCCGGCCGGTACCGGCCGGGGCGCTTTTTTACGGCCGCACCCGCCGACGCCTGGCCGTGGCCATTGATGCGGCGCTGCGCCAGACGACGCGCGACGCCTGCCTCGATCTCCACGCCTTTCTCCGGGCCGGCCGCACGCCCGAGGCCGTGCACGACTCCCGCTGCGCCTCCTGCTCCATGGAAGGGGCCTGCCTGCCGCGGGCCTGCACCGGCAAACGCTCGGTCCGGGCCTATTTGCAACACGCGCTGGAGACGCCATGA
- the cas7c gene encoding type I-C CRISPR-associated protein Cas7/Csd2, with translation MRQIIANRYEFVFLFDVENGNPNGDPDAGNMPRLDPETSHGLVTDVCLKRKIRNFVELAKGNASPYEIYIREKAVLGTVQGRAYAAVAKDGGKKADAIKEARDWMCANFFDVRTFGAVMSLKENNCGQVRGPVQLNFARSLEPIVPLEVSITRMAVATEKEAESQSGDNRTMGRKHIVPYGLYRAEGFISAHLAAQTGFSADDLELLWQALMVMFDHDHSAARGKMSARKLVVFKHESMLGNAPAQKLFDLVGVSRATDRSSPARAYADYAVAVDAANLPAGVELIEKL, from the coding sequence ATGCGCCAGATAATCGCCAACCGCTACGAGTTCGTGTTCCTCTTTGACGTGGAAAACGGCAACCCCAACGGCGACCCCGATGCCGGCAACATGCCGCGCCTGGACCCGGAAACGAGCCACGGACTGGTCACGGACGTGTGCCTCAAGCGCAAGATCCGCAATTTCGTGGAGCTGGCCAAGGGCAACGCCAGCCCCTACGAGATCTATATCCGCGAAAAGGCCGTCCTCGGCACGGTGCAGGGCCGGGCCTATGCCGCCGTGGCCAAGGACGGCGGCAAGAAAGCCGATGCCATCAAGGAGGCCCGGGACTGGATGTGCGCCAACTTCTTCGACGTGCGCACCTTTGGCGCGGTGATGTCCCTTAAGGAAAACAACTGCGGTCAGGTGCGCGGCCCGGTGCAGCTCAACTTCGCCCGCAGCCTCGAACCCATCGTGCCGCTCGAAGTGAGCATCACCCGCATGGCCGTGGCCACGGAAAAAGAAGCCGAAAGCCAGTCCGGCGACAACCGCACCATGGGCCGCAAGCACATCGTGCCCTACGGCCTGTATCGGGCCGAAGGCTTCATCTCGGCCCATCTGGCCGCCCAGACCGGGTTTTCCGCGGACGACCTGGAGCTGTTGTGGCAGGCGCTCATGGTCATGTTCGACCACGACCATTCGGCCGCGCGGGGCAAGATGAGCGCTCGAAAGCTCGTCGTCTTCAAGCACGAGTCGATGCTCGGCAACGCCCCGGCCCAGAAGCTCTTTGATCTGGTCGGCGTGTCGCGGGCCACGGACAGGAGTTCGCCGGCCCGGGCCTATGCCGATTACGCCGTGGCCGTGGACGCCGCCAACCTGCCGGCCGGGGTGGAGCTGATCGAAAAACTCTAG
- the cas8c gene encoding type I-C CRISPR-associated protein Cas8c/Csd1, which yields MILSSLAAYYDRLSREPEPVVPLSGFSRQKIHFALHIDADGRLAEPPVFDLRQTDGKKATPQELVVPEAVKRSVGVAANFLWDNTGYVLGADDKGKPERTAKTFAAFKARCHAIGDGLDDAGMAAVLAFLDAWDPADAPDLPRWEEMVKGCNLVFRLAGGGLGYVHERPAVRQAWLDHLAGASKERRGMCLVTGQDAPIAKLHPKIQGVRDAQSVGALLVSYNQHSFESYGKEQSYNGPVGEPAAFAYTTALNHLLRKGSRQRVQIGDATTVFWTERTSEVEGLLGFLFDPTADDGSQAEVRLFLEAVRDGKHPAFDAEILQSGFFILGLAPNAARLSVRFWHQDTVDGVCQTVGRHFAALNLERTWDTEPEFPGLWQLLRETAPQNDLKNVNPALAGALMRSILTDAPYPASLPAAVIARIRADQTVNYLRAAMLKAYLVRNTPKEVSVSLDQTSADIGYRLGRLFAVLEKAQQEAIPGANTTIRDRYYGSASATPAAVFPQLMRLAQHHIEKAEYGGVSDRRIEEILGAVQTFPKHLSLDEQGMFAIGYYHQRRENYKKTAKTKGED from the coding sequence ATGATCCTCTCCTCCCTGGCTGCCTATTACGACCGCCTGAGCCGGGAGCCGGAACCGGTGGTGCCGCTCTCCGGGTTCTCGCGCCAGAAAATCCACTTCGCCCTGCACATCGACGCCGACGGCCGGCTGGCCGAGCCGCCGGTCTTCGATCTGCGCCAGACGGACGGAAAGAAGGCCACGCCCCAGGAACTGGTGGTGCCCGAGGCCGTCAAACGGTCGGTGGGCGTTGCCGCCAACTTCCTGTGGGACAACACCGGCTACGTGCTCGGGGCCGACGACAAGGGCAAACCCGAGCGCACGGCCAAGACCTTTGCCGCCTTCAAGGCCCGCTGCCACGCCATCGGCGACGGCCTGGACGACGCCGGCATGGCCGCCGTGTTGGCTTTTCTCGACGCCTGGGACCCGGCCGACGCGCCGGACCTGCCCCGCTGGGAGGAGATGGTCAAAGGCTGCAATCTCGTTTTCCGGCTGGCCGGCGGCGGCCTGGGCTACGTCCACGAACGCCCGGCCGTGCGCCAGGCCTGGCTGGATCATCTGGCCGGCGCTTCCAAGGAACGGCGCGGCATGTGCCTCGTCACCGGGCAGGACGCGCCCATCGCCAAGTTGCATCCGAAAATTCAAGGGGTGCGTGATGCCCAGTCGGTCGGTGCATTGTTGGTTTCCTACAACCAGCATTCTTTTGAATCTTACGGCAAGGAACAGAGCTACAACGGTCCGGTAGGGGAGCCGGCTGCATTCGCCTATACCACGGCGCTCAACCACCTGCTGCGCAAAGGCAGCCGCCAGCGGGTCCAGATCGGCGACGCCACCACGGTCTTCTGGACAGAACGCACGTCCGAGGTCGAAGGCTTGCTCGGCTTCCTGTTCGATCCCACGGCCGACGACGGCAGCCAGGCCGAGGTCCGACTGTTCCTGGAAGCCGTCCGGGACGGCAAACATCCCGCCTTCGATGCCGAGATCCTACAAAGCGGTTTTTTTATCCTGGGGCTGGCCCCTAACGCCGCCCGCCTGTCCGTGCGCTTCTGGCACCAGGACACCGTGGACGGCGTGTGCCAGACCGTGGGCCGCCATTTCGCGGCCCTGAACCTGGAGCGGACCTGGGACACCGAGCCCGAGTTCCCGGGCTTGTGGCAGCTCCTGCGGGAAACCGCCCCGCAAAACGACCTCAAAAACGTCAATCCGGCCCTGGCCGGGGCCCTCATGCGTTCCATACTGACCGACGCACCCTATCCGGCCAGCCTGCCGGCAGCGGTCATCGCCCGGATACGGGCCGATCAGACCGTCAACTACCTGCGCGCGGCCATGCTCAAGGCGTATCTCGTGCGCAACACCCCAAAGGAGGTGTCCGTGAGTCTCGATCAGACGTCCGCCGATATCGGCTACCGGCTGGGGCGATTGTTCGCCGTCCTGGAAAAAGCCCAGCAGGAAGCCATACCCGGCGCCAACACCACCATCCGCGACCGTTACTACGGCTCGGCCTCGGCCACCCCGGCGGCGGTTTTTCCGCAACTCATGCGGCTGGCCCAGCACCACATCGAAAAGGCCGAATACGGCGGCGTCTCCGACCGGCGCATCGAGGAAATCCTGGGCGCCGTCCAGACGTTTCCCAAGCACCTGTCCCTGGACGAGCAGGGCATGTTCGCCATCGGCTACTACCACCAGCGCCGCGAGAACTACAAAAAGACCGCCAAGACCAAGGGGGAGGACTAG
- the cas5c gene encoding type I-C CRISPR-associated protein Cas5c, giving the protein MSFGVRLKVWGDFACFTRPEMKSERVSYDVITPSAARGILEAVYWKPGITWVIDRIHVLHPIRFTAIRRNELGGKIPYGNIKSAMKGGTPPPLFTEDDRQQRASLVLRDVAYVIEAHFELTGQDDNAAKHTEMFKRRARKGQCFNQPYLGCREFPAFFELLDGPAPASALADQDRDKDLGFMLHDIDFAHDMTPKFFRARLAGGVIDVPRFEAAEVRA; this is encoded by the coding sequence ATGTCCTTTGGCGTCAGGCTCAAGGTCTGGGGCGATTTCGCCTGCTTCACGAGACCTGAAATGAAGTCCGAACGCGTCTCCTACGACGTCATTACGCCGTCGGCCGCGCGCGGCATCCTGGAAGCCGTCTATTGGAAGCCCGGCATCACCTGGGTCATCGACCGCATCCACGTTTTGCATCCCATCCGTTTCACTGCCATCCGCCGCAACGAACTCGGCGGCAAGATTCCCTACGGCAACATCAAGTCCGCCATGAAGGGCGGGACGCCGCCGCCGCTTTTCACCGAAGACGACCGGCAGCAGCGTGCCTCGCTCGTGCTGCGTGACGTGGCTTATGTCATCGAAGCCCATTTCGAACTGACGGGCCAGGACGACAACGCCGCCAAACACACGGAAATGTTCAAGCGCCGGGCGCGCAAGGGCCAGTGCTTCAACCAGCCCTATCTGGGCTGCCGTGAGTTCCCGGCCTTCTTCGAACTGCTCGACGGCCCGGCCCCGGCCTCGGCGCTGGCCGACCAGGACCGCGACAAGGACCTGGGGTTCATGCTCCACGACATCGACTTCGCCCACGACATGACGCCAAAGTTCTTCCGGGCCCGGCTGGCCGGCGGCGTCATCGACGTCCCCCGGTTCGAAGCGGCGGAGGTGCGGGCATGA
- a CDS encoding CRISPR-associated endonuclease Cas3'': protein MGKKAASDGPWFAHSREGQPQSAWQGLAAHLHGVGALARDFADRFGAGEWGALAGLFHDAGKYTEAFQRRLAGDGQRVDHSSAGARLAVDRFKGPGKLLAYCIAGHHAGLPDGRDNDLACLAARLKAALVPEPARTLADSRQAPEAFPFTPALGRTGFQCAFFIRMLYSCLVDADFLDTEAFLDREKHAHRGGYPTLETMRERLTAHLAQFAAKAEPSPVDPWRAKVLGWCLGAAGDAPGLFSLTVPTGGGKTLSSLAFALNHAITHDRKQVIYVIPYTSIIEQNADVFRSAVGPEAVVEHHSNYDPKRRTDKDAAEPAGDEGLGRRHELAAENWDAPLVVTTSVQFFESLFAHRSSRCRKLHNIAKSVVILDEAQMLPPTLLRPCLEALRELSESYGTTVVLCTATQPALTRREGFAFGLEPPREIVADVPGLFAALKRTRVAHLGKLTDDELVKRLREHEQVLCVVNTRAHARRLHGLLGPGAGVFHLSASMCPAHRSEKLAAIRAALKAGQPCRVVSTQLIECGVDVSFPAVYRAEAGVDSVAQAAGRCNREGELAEGVVYVFEAEAAPPAGELRRAAEEGHVVLRAFADPLSPEAVAAYFEALYWRVGPDGLDKKNDRIAGIFAALHAGANTLDFPFRQVAHEFQMIESACEPVIIPWGQAGEAIVRGLEHAEHTGGLARSAQRYTVQVPARVRAALVAAGDVECVQERFYVLRRMSRYDDEEGLSGDAAGVFRGEDWIA from the coding sequence ATGGGAAAGAAAGCAGCATCGGACGGGCCGTGGTTCGCCCACAGCCGGGAAGGGCAGCCCCAGTCGGCGTGGCAGGGGTTGGCGGCGCATTTGCACGGCGTGGGCGCTCTGGCCCGGGACTTTGCCGATCGGTTCGGCGCGGGGGAGTGGGGCGCGTTGGCCGGACTCTTCCACGACGCCGGCAAGTACACCGAGGCCTTCCAGCGGCGGCTGGCCGGGGACGGCCAGCGGGTCGACCATTCCTCGGCCGGGGCCCGGCTGGCCGTGGACCGCTTCAAGGGGCCGGGCAAGCTCCTCGCCTACTGCATCGCCGGCCACCATGCCGGGCTGCCTGACGGGCGGGACAACGACCTCGCCTGTCTGGCGGCGCGGCTCAAGGCCGCCCTCGTGCCCGAGCCGGCCCGAACCCTGGCCGACAGCAGGCAGGCGCCCGAAGCCTTTCCCTTCACCCCGGCCCTCGGCCGCACCGGTTTTCAATGCGCCTTTTTCATCCGCATGCTCTATTCCTGCTTGGTCGATGCGGATTTTCTCGATACCGAAGCCTTTCTGGACCGGGAGAAACACGCCCATCGCGGCGGCTATCCGACGCTGGAAACCATGCGGGAGCGTCTGACCGCCCATCTGGCCCAATTTGCCGCCAAGGCCGAGCCTTCGCCCGTCGATCCCTGGCGGGCCAAGGTGCTCGGCTGGTGTCTGGGGGCGGCCGGGGACGCGCCGGGCCTTTTTTCGCTCACCGTGCCGACCGGCGGCGGCAAAACCCTGTCGTCGCTGGCCTTTGCCCTCAACCACGCCATTACCCATGACCGTAAACAGGTCATCTACGTCATTCCCTATACCAGCATCATCGAGCAGAACGCCGACGTGTTCCGGTCGGCCGTCGGGCCGGAAGCGGTGGTGGAGCATCACAGCAATTACGATCCCAAGCGTCGGACAGATAAGGACGCGGCCGAACCCGCCGGCGACGAGGGCCTTGGCCGGCGTCACGAACTGGCCGCCGAGAACTGGGACGCGCCCCTTGTCGTCACCACCAGCGTGCAGTTTTTCGAATCGCTTTTCGCCCACCGCTCCTCACGCTGCCGCAAGCTCCACAACATCGCCAAGAGCGTGGTCATCCTGGACGAGGCGCAGATGCTGCCGCCGACCTTGCTGCGGCCGTGCCTCGAGGCCCTTCGCGAGCTTTCCGAGAGCTATGGCACGACGGTGGTTCTATGCACGGCCACCCAGCCGGCGCTCACCCGGCGCGAGGGATTTGCCTTCGGCCTGGAGCCGCCCCGCGAGATCGTGGCCGACGTGCCCGGGCTTTTCGCGGCCTTGAAACGGACCCGCGTCGCCCATCTGGGCAAGCTCACCGACGACGAACTCGTCAAGCGGCTGCGGGAGCACGAGCAGGTCCTGTGCGTGGTCAACACCCGGGCCCATGCCCGGCGGCTCCACGGCCTGCTTGGGCCGGGGGCGGGGGTCTTTCATCTGAGCGCCAGCATGTGTCCGGCCCATCGCTCCGAGAAGCTGGCGGCCATCCGGGCGGCGCTCAAGGCGGGGCAGCCGTGCCGGGTGGTCAGCACCCAGCTCATCGAGTGCGGCGTGGATGTGAGTTTTCCGGCAGTCTATCGGGCCGAGGCCGGGGTGGACAGCGTGGCCCAGGCGGCCGGGCGCTGCAACCGCGAAGGGGAGCTGGCCGAGGGCGTGGTCTATGTTTTCGAGGCCGAAGCCGCGCCGCCGGCCGGAGAGCTGCGCCGGGCGGCCGAGGAGGGGCATGTGGTGCTGCGGGCCTTTGCCGATCCGTTGTCGCCGGAGGCGGTTGCGGCCTATTTCGAGGCGCTTTACTGGCGCGTCGGCCCGGACGGCCTGGACAAGAAAAACGACCGGATCGCGGGAATCTTCGCCGCCCTGCACGCCGGGGCCAATACCCTCGATTTTCCGTTTCGCCAGGTGGCTCACGAGTTCCAGATGATCGAGAGCGCGTGCGAACCGGTCATCATCCCCTGGGGCCAGGCGGGGGAGGCCATTGTCCGGGGGCTCGAACACGCCGAGCATACCGGCGGTCTGGCCCGCAGCGCCCAGCGCTACACGGTGCAGGTACCGGCCCGGGTGCGGGCGGCGCTGGTGGCGGCCGGCGACGTGGAATGCGTGCAAGAGCGATTTTATGTGCTGCGCCGGATGTCGCGCTACGACGACGAAGAGGGCTTGTCCGGCGACGCGGCCGGCGTTTTTCGGGGCGAGGACTGGATAGCGTGA
- a CDS encoding DUF2238 domain-containing protein: protein MNARFPQILGLLFAGFFTVLAIAPVSREVWWAENIPVMGMFLLLAFTYRKFRYSNLAYAMMAVWLFLHTIGGHYTFANVPFSWVTNLFGFERNHFDRVAHFAVGFYAFPLAELLWRKRLAHPAVLLLFGLTAIMAVACAYEIIEWGYAVLEGGEAGVEFLGSQGDPWDAQKDMLADTLGAVFAMMVFTIKQGWHRKKVSWTGFPR from the coding sequence ATGAACGCCCGATTCCCGCAAATTCTCGGACTCCTGTTTGCAGGCTTCTTCACGGTCCTGGCGATAGCGCCTGTCTCCAGGGAGGTCTGGTGGGCGGAGAATATTCCGGTCATGGGGATGTTTTTGCTCCTGGCCTTCACCTACCGGAAATTTCGCTATTCCAATCTGGCCTATGCGATGATGGCCGTCTGGCTGTTTTTGCACACCATCGGCGGGCATTATACGTTCGCCAACGTCCCGTTCAGCTGGGTCACCAACCTTTTCGGCTTCGAACGCAACCATTTTGACCGGGTCGCCCACTTTGCTGTCGGATTTTACGCTTTTCCTCTCGCCGAGTTGCTGTGGCGAAAACGTCTCGCCCATCCGGCGGTCCTTCTCCTTTTCGGCCTGACGGCCATCATGGCCGTGGCCTGCGCCTACGAAATCATCGAATGGGGCTATGCGGTCCTGGAAGGGGGCGAGGCGGGCGTGGAGTTTCTGGGCAGCCAGGGAGACCCCTGGGATGCGCAGAAGGATATGCTGGCCGACACCCTGGGCGCCGTTTTCGCCATGATGGTTTTTACCATCAAGCAGGGTTGGCACCGGAAAAAGGTTTCTTGGACTGGATTCCCCCGCTGA
- the purT gene encoding formate-dependent phosphoribosylglycinamide formyltransferase gives MANIGTPLTGSATRLLLLGSGELGKEVAIEAQRLGVEVIAVDRYPNAPAMQVAHRAHVVSMLDAAALRRIIETEKPDFVVPEIEAIATEELLALEAEGTTVVPTARAARLTMDREGIRRLAAEELGLATSPYRFAGTKEEFLAACRTVGFPCVIKPVMSSSGKGQSVARNEAEAEKSWEYAQTAGRAGAGRVIVEGFVDFDYEITLLTVRHAGGTSFCAPIGHRQEKGDYRESWQPHPMGEAALAEARRMAQAVTAALGGRGLFGVELFVKGETVLFSEVSPRPHDTGMVTLISQDLSEFALHVRAILGLPIPAIRQYGPAASRVILAEGDSTAPGYDIAPEALAEPDTAIRLFGKPQVHGLRRMGVALALGNDVEDARRKAIATASKVRVTL, from the coding sequence ATGGCGAACATCGGCACGCCGCTCACCGGGTCCGCGACCCGGCTCCTGCTGCTCGGCTCCGGCGAACTCGGCAAGGAAGTGGCCATCGAGGCCCAGCGACTGGGCGTCGAGGTCATCGCCGTGGACCGTTACCCCAATGCCCCGGCCATGCAGGTCGCGCACCGCGCCCACGTCGTCAGCATGCTCGACGCCGCCGCCCTGCGCCGGATCATCGAAACCGAAAAGCCGGACTTCGTGGTGCCGGAAATCGAGGCCATCGCCACCGAGGAACTGCTCGCCCTCGAAGCCGAAGGCACAACCGTGGTGCCGACGGCCCGGGCCGCCCGGCTGACCATGGACCGCGAAGGCATCCGCCGGCTCGCCGCCGAGGAATTGGGCCTTGCGACCTCGCCCTACCGTTTCGCCGGCACGAAAGAGGAATTCCTGGCCGCCTGCCGGACGGTCGGCTTCCCCTGCGTCATAAAGCCGGTCATGTCCTCTTCCGGCAAGGGGCAAAGCGTGGCCCGAAACGAGGCCGAGGCCGAAAAATCCTGGGAGTACGCCCAGACGGCCGGACGGGCCGGGGCGGGCCGGGTCATCGTGGAAGGGTTTGTGGACTTCGATTACGAGATCACGCTCCTGACCGTCCGGCACGCCGGGGGCACCAGCTTTTGCGCGCCCATCGGCCACCGGCAGGAGAAAGGGGATTACCGCGAATCCTGGCAGCCCCATCCCATGGGCGAAGCCGCCCTGGCCGAGGCCCGGCGCATGGCCCAGGCCGTCACCGCGGCCCTTGGCGGACGGGGGCTTTTCGGCGTGGAGCTCTTTGTCAAAGGCGAGACGGTGCTCTTCTCGGAAGTGTCGCCCCGGCCCCACGACACGGGCATGGTCACGCTCATTTCCCAGGACCTGTCCGAATTCGCCCTGCACGTCCGGGCCATCCTGGGCCTGCCCATCCCGGCCATCCGCCAGTACGGGCCGGCCGCCTCCCGCGTCATCCTGGCCGAAGGCGACTCCACGGCCCCGGGCTACGACATCGCCCCGGAAGCCCTGGCCGAGCCCGACACGGCCATTCGGCTTTTCGGCAAGCCCCAGGTGCACGGCCTTCGCCGCATGGGCGTGGCGCTCGCCCTTGGCAACGACGTGGAGGACGCCAGGCGCAAGGCCATTGCCACGGCCTCGAAAGTCCGGGTCACCCTGTAG
- a CDS encoding PPC domain-containing protein, which yields MNLARSICAMTFAVVALCPAGLLSPNALQAKDMKPIAFATGANSASFKGDIEGMDRDIYPVTAKAGQTMKVTVTNKLKLVLFHLQLPGKAGKYLPGAGEDDDATTWQGTLPESGTYKIIVGAMRGKDTTYTLDVAITN from the coding sequence ATGAACCTTGCTCGCTCGATTTGCGCAATGACTTTTGCCGTTGTTGCGCTCTGCCCGGCCGGCCTCCTTTCCCCCAATGCCCTTCAAGCCAAGGACATGAAACCGATCGCCTTCGCCACCGGAGCCAACAGCGCCAGCTTCAAGGGCGATATTGAGGGGATGGATCGGGACATCTACCCCGTTACCGCCAAGGCCGGGCAGACCATGAAGGTCACCGTCACCAACAAGCTGAAGCTCGTGCTTTTCCACCTCCAGTTGCCTGGCAAGGCAGGGAAGTACCTGCCCGGAGCCGGTGAGGACGATGACGCGACCACGTGGCAAGGAACCTTGCCGGAAAGTGGAACGTACAAGATCATTGTCGGGGCGATGCGCGGAAAAGACACCACCTACACCCTGGACGTGGCGATTACGAACTGA
- a CDS encoding PaaI family thioesterase → MDFQVLADLIENGLPFQKLLGIRVAGIEEGRVRLFIPFREDLIGDARRPAIHGGVISTLADVCAGFAVWTRCRLDDRIATIDLRVDYLRPATAQDLYAEATVRLLGNRVGNAQVVLWSDGSPQEHVAEGRGVYNIRRSQ, encoded by the coding sequence GTGGACTTTCAGGTGCTGGCCGATCTGATCGAGAATGGGCTGCCGTTTCAGAAGCTGCTCGGCATCCGCGTGGCCGGGATCGAGGAGGGCCGGGTCAGGCTTTTCATCCCCTTCCGCGAGGACCTCATCGGCGATGCCCGCCGACCGGCCATTCATGGCGGCGTCATTTCCACGCTGGCCGACGTCTGTGCCGGGTTTGCCGTCTGGACCCGTTGCCGCCTCGACGACCGCATCGCCACCATCGACCTGCGAGTCGATTATTTGCGGCCGGCCACGGCCCAGGACCTCTATGCCGAGGCCACGGTGCGCCTGCTCGGCAACCGGGTGGGCAACGCCCAGGTGGTGCTGTGGTCGGACGGAAGCCCGCAGGAGCATGTGGCCGAGGGGCGCGGGGTGTACAATATCCGGCGCAGCCAGTGA
- a CDS encoding alkylphosphonate utilization protein yields the protein MDDVIAKDSNGTILKDGDNVTLTKDLKVKGSSVTLKRGTLIKNIRLTDNPAEIECNADKVKGLVLKTCFLKKA from the coding sequence ATGGACGACGTGATCGCAAAGGACAGCAACGGCACCATTCTGAAGGACGGCGACAACGTCACGCTCACCAAGGATTTGAAGGTCAAGGGCTCTTCCGTGACCCTGAAACGCGGGACGCTGATCAAAAACATCCGCCTCACCGACAACCCGGCGGAAATCGAGTGCAACGCCGACAAGGTCAAGGGGCTGGTGCTCAAAACCTGCTTCTTGAAAAAAGCCTAG